One Thermicanus aegyptius DSM 12793 DNA segment encodes these proteins:
- a CDS encoding PucR family transcriptional regulator — translation MEKHIKERLEKLQTWFDHSCEWKIVDDREARSSSGEEISGGEKLILGISEGKPVIAYCSGPLSDRERGLLHLLSEAWSRDEMPQRKKNVEDLLKEWLISSLSHATPDPLPLSVSSLLDWNLGHFPILLLLPEAKNEKKEMKEIKELFFSYASRESLVISLDAGKILALIPVDSFLTEKGDRKDWMMGLYDLFQNELGSPIQLIYHDLFYTPEKLHKETRDLFHAIQLFPLLKGRQEPLAPWDLIAEFLAYSLTPQQKDQLEKLFSMKGNFQLLQEHEWEEVLRVFFRSHLNLSQAAKELYVHRNTLNYRLERIRSETGLDPRNFEEAFLLKLYLLLHPKAEE, via the coding sequence ATGGAAAAACACATCAAAGAAAGGCTGGAAAAATTACAAACATGGTTTGACCACTCCTGTGAATGGAAGATTGTGGATGATCGAGAGGCTCGATCCTCTTCAGGGGAAGAGATTTCAGGAGGAGAGAAGCTCATCCTGGGAATCAGCGAAGGAAAACCGGTCATCGCTTATTGTAGCGGACCCCTCAGCGACAGGGAGCGTGGACTCCTTCACCTCCTGTCGGAAGCATGGAGCCGTGATGAGATGCCTCAACGGAAAAAAAACGTAGAAGATTTGCTCAAAGAGTGGTTGATTTCTTCCTTATCCCATGCAACACCGGACCCTCTCCCGCTTTCCGTCTCATCGTTGCTCGATTGGAATCTGGGACATTTCCCCATTCTTCTCCTTCTTCCGGAAGCGAAAAACGAAAAAAAAGAGATGAAAGAAATAAAGGAACTCTTCTTCTCCTACGCCTCCCGGGAAAGTTTGGTCATCTCCCTAGATGCCGGGAAAATTCTCGCTCTCATCCCGGTTGATTCTTTTCTCACAGAAAAAGGGGACCGGAAAGACTGGATGATGGGGCTTTACGATCTATTCCAGAATGAATTAGGCAGCCCGATCCAGCTCATCTACCATGATCTTTTCTATACGCCCGAGAAATTGCATAAGGAGACAAGGGATTTATTCCATGCCATCCAACTTTTCCCTCTTCTCAAAGGCAGACAGGAGCCCCTCGCTCCATGGGACCTGATCGCCGAATTCCTTGCCTATTCCCTCACCCCACAGCAAAAAGATCAATTAGAAAAACTTTTTTCGATGAAAGGGAACTTTCAACTGTTGCAGGAACATGAATGGGAAGAGGTCCTTCGAGTCTTCTTCCGCTCACATCTTAACCTCTCCCAGGCCGCCAAAGAACTATATGTACACCGAAACACGTTAAATTACCGTTTGGAGCGGATCCGATCGGAGACGGGACTCGATCCCCGGAACTTTGAGGAAGCATTCCTGTTAAAGCTTTACCTCCTCCTTCACCCCAAAGCTGAGGAGTAG
- a CDS encoding YqgQ family protein, producing MEIRNMVDVRKFLGRYGYFIYTGDPLGDLEMIKDEVKEMFQAHILDKEDYIRLMKVIAREEEALKKNR from the coding sequence ATGGAAATCAGGAATATGGTGGATGTGCGGAAGTTTCTTGGACGGTACGGGTATTTTATTTATACCGGAGATCCGTTAGGGGATCTGGAGATGATCAAGGATGAAGTAAAGGAAATGTTCCAAGCCCATATCCTTGACAAAGAGGATTATATACGGCTCATGAAGGTGATCGCAAGGGAAGAAGAAGCATTAAAGAAAAATCGGTGA
- a CDS encoding BMP family ABC transporter substrate-binding protein: MKRIGRFLLWVGTMLFFFTGCTPFYELRMEKNEPLTVGLLLEGNRFDQGWDSQGYEGLVQIERQLHAKVTYYEFNNHATDEEIVARAEGMIRQGYRLLFGHGKVFENGFNRLGRKYPDVQFILINGQSFAPNVYSVCFSGKSMGYFAGIVAGLMTKTNQVGIVAAYREMPEVEGYMAGVSRVNPKAHVLIGEVGSWGDRAKGREEAVKLLQQGADVLFPAGDAFAIEVINAAREKQAYAVGFIIDQSFIARQTVLVSVTQNVKEIYLELAKAALRGELNQYQGKVYDFYNGGHHLTEFGSMVPASVVERVEEYLKEYRKESGFN, encoded by the coding sequence ATGAAACGAATCGGACGATTTTTGCTGTGGGTGGGGACGATGCTTTTTTTCTTCACGGGTTGTACTCCCTTTTATGAACTAAGGATGGAGAAAAATGAGCCGTTAACAGTAGGGCTTCTTTTGGAAGGAAATCGATTTGATCAAGGGTGGGATAGTCAAGGGTATGAAGGGCTCGTCCAGATCGAGCGGCAGCTTCACGCGAAGGTGACCTATTATGAGTTTAATAATCATGCAACCGATGAGGAGATTGTGGCACGAGCGGAGGGGATGATCCGCCAGGGATATCGGCTTCTTTTTGGGCACGGGAAGGTCTTCGAAAATGGTTTTAACCGCTTGGGGAGAAAGTATCCCGATGTCCAGTTTATCTTGATCAATGGGCAATCCTTCGCCCCCAATGTTTATTCCGTTTGCTTTTCGGGTAAATCAATGGGCTACTTTGCAGGAATTGTAGCCGGTCTGATGACCAAAACGAACCAGGTCGGCATCGTCGCGGCTTATAGGGAGATGCCGGAAGTGGAAGGGTATATGGCCGGGGTTTCAAGGGTAAACCCAAAAGCCCATGTCCTTATAGGCGAGGTAGGCAGTTGGGGAGATCGGGCCAAGGGGAGGGAGGAGGCGGTGAAGCTCTTGCAACAGGGCGCAGATGTTCTCTTTCCGGCCGGTGATGCGTTTGCCATCGAGGTGATTAATGCAGCGAGGGAAAAGCAGGCGTATGCCGTTGGATTTATTATTGATCAATCCTTTATTGCTCGACAGACGGTTTTGGTCAGCGTCACTCAAAATGTGAAAGAGATTTACCTGGAGTTGGCAAAAGCGGCTTTACGGGGAGAGTTGAACCAGTATCAGGGAAAGGTATACGATTTCTATAATGGAGGCCACCATTTAACGGAATTTGGGTCGATGGTCCCCGCTTCAGTGGTAGAGCGGGTAGAAGAGTATTTAAAGGAATACCGGAAAGAATCCGGATTTAACTGA
- a CDS encoding inositol monophosphatase family protein, with amino-acid sequence MTEAMNGQEYILFATKLAREAGKIALEGRKEKIVSYQFKSSHKDLVTEIDRQVERFIVAKIKETYPSHGILGEEGTNIDGGGNSSYRWVIDPIDGTTNFIHQGINFCVSIALYQGGEGVAGVVYDPSRDELFSGERGKGAFLNGSPIGFTGEKKMDESLIGTNLIWVGRTRRLKLEESIYRLANVSRGVRSLGAAALELAYVAAGRLDAYLGLYLSPWDYGAGKLIVEEAGGKVSNFDGDSLSLISEKQGLLASHPSIHGDLLQFLKRE; translated from the coding sequence ATGACCGAAGCGATGAATGGTCAAGAATACATCCTTTTTGCCACGAAACTGGCCAGGGAAGCGGGAAAAATCGCGTTAGAAGGAAGGAAAGAGAAGATCGTATCGTATCAGTTTAAGAGCTCCCATAAGGACTTGGTTACTGAAATAGACCGCCAAGTGGAACGGTTTATTGTGGCAAAGATCAAGGAAACCTATCCTTCCCACGGCATTCTGGGGGAGGAAGGGACGAATATCGATGGCGGGGGGAATTCCTCATATCGTTGGGTGATCGATCCCATCGACGGAACCACCAATTTTATACATCAAGGGATTAACTTCTGTGTATCCATCGCCCTTTATCAGGGGGGAGAAGGCGTGGCAGGCGTCGTCTATGATCCTTCCCGGGATGAGCTTTTTTCCGGGGAAAGGGGAAAAGGAGCCTTTTTAAACGGAAGTCCCATCGGCTTTACAGGAGAAAAGAAAATGGACGAATCCCTCATCGGGACGAATCTCATTTGGGTAGGGAGGACGCGTCGACTGAAATTAGAGGAGTCGATCTACAGGTTGGCCAATGTAAGCCGGGGCGTCCGTTCTTTAGGAGCCGCCGCTTTGGAACTGGCCTATGTGGCGGCAGGCCGCCTTGATGCATATCTCGGGCTATATCTCTCCCCTTGGGATTATGGAGCCGGGAAATTGATCGTGGAAGAAGCGGGAGGGAAGGTGAGCAATTTTGATGGGGATTCCCTTTCTCTTATTTCCGAGAAGCAGGGACTCCTCGCTTCCCATCCGTCGATTCACGGGGATCTCCTTCAGTTTTTAAAAAGAGAGTAG
- a CDS encoding RsmB/NOP family class I SAM-dependent RNA methyltransferase — translation MHESLPPRFLERMKVLLGNEYEDFLNSYKEPPLRGLRVNSLKIEPKEFQRICPFSLSPIPWAPEGFYYTGEARPGKHPYHAAGLYYLQEPSAMAVVSILDPKPGDWILDLSAAPGGKATQAAVRMKNEGLLVANEIHPVRAKALSENIERLGITNAMVVNHSPRELREKWPGRFDKVILDAPCSGEGMFRKEEESRKEWSDERVKICALRQEEILAEAALLVKPGGKLIYSTCTFNLEENERVIDRFLSHHPSWELLPIPRMDGFRPRFPLQGEQGAEKRESSPSHGVEKSHAFHGITRLWPHLLPGEGHFIAFLQKPMEEEVSFSNMENRRRGRLPNEALLLFRQFLHESIEPTWSHFPEDRLFLFGEHLYLLPTPALSLKGVRTLRAGLHLGELRKNRFVPSHALSLALPGDAYKNRLSYPASREEIFRYLRGETLPFEQEIKEGWVSIQVDGFPLGWGKGTSHLIKNHYPKGLRWF, via the coding sequence ATGCATGAGTCTCTCCCCCCTCGATTTCTTGAACGAATGAAAGTGCTGTTAGGAAACGAATATGAGGATTTTCTCAATAGCTATAAGGAACCTCCTTTGAGGGGGCTGCGCGTAAATTCGTTAAAAATCGAACCCAAGGAATTTCAAAGGATCTGCCCCTTCTCCCTCTCGCCCATTCCCTGGGCACCGGAAGGATTTTACTATACCGGAGAGGCACGTCCGGGAAAACATCCCTACCATGCTGCAGGATTATACTACCTTCAAGAGCCAAGCGCAATGGCGGTCGTCTCCATTCTCGATCCCAAACCGGGAGACTGGATTTTGGATCTTTCGGCAGCCCCGGGAGGGAAAGCGACACAGGCCGCCGTCCGGATGAAGAATGAAGGATTGCTCGTCGCGAACGAGATCCATCCCGTTCGGGCTAAAGCATTATCCGAAAATATCGAGCGTTTGGGAATCACCAATGCCATGGTTGTAAACCACTCTCCAAGGGAGTTAAGGGAGAAATGGCCGGGGCGATTTGACAAGGTGATTCTGGATGCTCCCTGTTCCGGAGAGGGCATGTTCCGGAAGGAAGAAGAGAGCCGAAAGGAATGGTCCGATGAGCGGGTGAAAATCTGCGCCTTACGGCAGGAGGAAATCTTGGCGGAGGCCGCCTTGCTGGTAAAACCGGGCGGAAAACTGATCTATTCTACCTGCACCTTTAATCTGGAGGAGAATGAGAGGGTGATCGACCGCTTTCTCTCCCACCATCCATCCTGGGAACTCCTCCCCATCCCCAGGATGGATGGGTTTCGTCCCCGGTTTCCCCTCCAAGGAGAACAAGGCGCAGAAAAAAGAGAGTCTTCCCCGTCCCACGGGGTGGAAAAGTCCCATGCATTTCATGGGATAACCCGCCTCTGGCCGCATCTCCTTCCTGGAGAGGGGCATTTTATCGCGTTTTTGCAGAAGCCGATGGAGGAAGAAGTCTCCTTTTCAAACATGGAAAATAGGAGAAGAGGAAGACTCCCCAACGAAGCTCTTCTGCTCTTTCGTCAATTTTTACATGAATCGATCGAACCTACATGGAGCCATTTCCCTGAAGACCGGCTTTTTCTATTTGGCGAGCACCTTTACCTTCTCCCTACACCTGCGTTATCCCTGAAGGGGGTCCGTACGCTGAGAGCCGGGCTTCATCTGGGAGAGCTTAGGAAGAATCGATTTGTTCCGTCCCATGCACTGAGTCTTGCTCTCCCTGGGGACGCTTATAAAAATCGCCTCTCCTATCCGGCGTCAAGGGAGGAAATCTTCCGGTATCTTCGTGGGGAAACCCTTCCCTTCGAACAGGAAATAAAGGAAGGATGGGTAAGTATCCAGGTGGATGGCTTCCCCCTTGGTTGGGGAAAAGGAACCTCTCATCTCATAAAAAACCACTATCCCAAGGGTCTCCGATGGTTTTAG
- a CDS encoding uracil-DNA glycosylase, giving the protein MSILKNDWAQYLQEEFHQSYYLALRQFLIHEYTHYTIYPDMYEIYEALHRTPYHKTKVVILGQDPYHQPGQAHGLSFSVKPGVTPPPSLLNIYKELRDDLGVIPPEHGYLGSWAEQGVLLLNSVLTVRRGMPNSHRGKGWEKFTDRIIQILGEREEPTVFILWGKYAQEKGSLITGKGHLIISSPHPSPYSAHRGFFGSRPFSRANQFLKSHGRGEIDWSLPILPTYERTGRKS; this is encoded by the coding sequence TTGTCGATCTTAAAAAATGATTGGGCTCAATATTTGCAAGAGGAATTCCACCAATCGTATTATCTCGCATTACGGCAATTCCTCATCCACGAATATACGCATTATACCATTTATCCCGATATGTATGAAATATATGAAGCACTGCACAGGACTCCATACCATAAGACGAAGGTGGTCATCTTAGGGCAGGACCCGTACCATCAACCGGGTCAAGCCCATGGCCTCAGCTTTTCCGTAAAGCCGGGGGTTACTCCTCCTCCTTCTCTTTTAAATATCTATAAGGAACTAAGAGATGATCTTGGCGTCATTCCGCCGGAGCATGGATACTTAGGAAGTTGGGCGGAACAAGGCGTGTTGCTCTTAAATTCCGTCCTCACCGTTCGTAGAGGGATGCCTAATTCTCATCGGGGAAAGGGATGGGAGAAGTTTACCGATCGGATTATCCAAATCCTTGGTGAACGGGAGGAGCCCACCGTCTTTATCCTGTGGGGAAAATATGCCCAAGAAAAAGGATCCCTCATTACCGGAAAGGGGCACTTAATCATTTCATCCCCACATCCCAGTCCCTATTCTGCCCATCGAGGTTTTTTTGGCAGCCGCCCTTTTTCGCGGGCGAATCAATTTTTAAAGAGCCATGGGCGTGGGGAGATTGATTGGTCCCTTCCCATTCTGCCCACGTACGAACGAACGGGAAGAAAATCTTGA
- a CDS encoding sensor histidine kinase, whose amino-acid sequence MKWQAFFKHWQNLSIAKKIILTVSGLVGATVISTAISGYLFFSLSKTYYQVLQGQETWFAQNEIKNSIYLRINAVLQYVSTGNPDFLHLFEQSNEKVHRLEEYLLTRTQGEELEVLKDFIEESQDWEFLLYNKVIPVYQMGNQKDAWFTLTHDGESRALALIQSVDRFTTKKQEEMKKLALDTVEQGKRYLWTGIILSLTAVFVSILLGFILIRSLTKPILALQTAARLMGKDGDFRHTVPVMGEDELGQLALAFNRMGERLNQLIDQLSTTNLHLREESRKAQEANRLKSEFLANISHELRTPLNGIIGFSEVLHEEMFGPLTEKQKEYVGHIQKNGEHLLHLINDLLDLSKIEAGKMELSLKEVEIDSFFRNSLVVIQERAKKNGITLEMVNKSNSSTFFFDPVRVTQIMNNLLSNAVKFTPAGGKITVRIEESPDFLQVSVEDTGIGIREDRLEKIFLPFYQDEGQLDRRYEGTGLGLSLTRRLVELHGGSIVVKSRLGRGSLFTFTLKRPVTSPVRESPSSPGGSKIWVIGPITDPDAIKEIAGEREMVLLPYHLEEKERERMDPPAMIFITDNPELPISELVRLPWFSWSRENGYPLYFIRRRKLTMKEKGELFRFVKKILPQKGES is encoded by the coding sequence ATGAAGTGGCAGGCGTTTTTTAAGCATTGGCAAAATCTATCCATTGCGAAGAAGATCATCCTAACGGTAAGCGGCCTAGTGGGAGCGACCGTAATCAGCACGGCCATTTCCGGTTATCTTTTTTTCTCTTTATCAAAAACCTATTATCAGGTGCTGCAAGGACAAGAGACCTGGTTTGCCCAAAATGAGATTAAAAACAGTATCTATCTGCGCATAAATGCTGTCCTTCAGTATGTATCCACGGGAAATCCCGATTTTCTGCATCTCTTTGAACAGAGCAACGAGAAAGTTCACCGATTGGAGGAGTACCTCCTCACCCGGACTCAGGGAGAGGAACTGGAGGTGCTTAAGGATTTTATTGAGGAGAGCCAAGATTGGGAATTTCTCCTTTATAACAAAGTGATCCCCGTGTATCAGATGGGGAACCAGAAAGATGCTTGGTTTACGTTAACTCATGATGGAGAAAGCCGTGCTCTTGCGCTGATCCAGTCCGTCGATCGATTTACGACGAAAAAGCAGGAGGAGATGAAAAAACTGGCGCTTGATACGGTTGAACAAGGGAAGAGGTATCTGTGGACCGGGATCATCCTTTCGTTGACGGCGGTTTTTGTATCCATTCTCCTCGGCTTTATTCTGATTCGTTCTCTCACCAAGCCAATTTTAGCGCTTCAAACGGCCGCCCGCCTTATGGGGAAAGATGGAGACTTTCGCCATACGGTGCCCGTCATGGGAGAGGATGAATTGGGGCAGCTCGCCCTCGCCTTTAATCGCATGGGAGAGCGCCTGAATCAGCTGATCGATCAATTAAGCACGACCAATCTTCATTTGCGGGAGGAGAGCAGAAAGGCTCAGGAAGCAAACCGCCTGAAATCGGAATTTCTGGCCAATATTTCTCATGAATTGAGGACCCCATTGAACGGAATTATCGGGTTTTCGGAAGTGCTTCATGAAGAGATGTTTGGGCCCCTTACGGAGAAGCAAAAGGAGTATGTGGGGCACATCCAAAAAAACGGCGAGCATCTTCTTCATCTGATCAATGATCTCTTGGATCTTTCCAAGATCGAAGCAGGCAAGATGGAATTATCCCTGAAAGAAGTGGAGATTGATTCCTTTTTCCGAAACTCCCTCGTCGTCATTCAGGAAAGGGCGAAGAAGAACGGGATCACATTGGAAATGGTGAATAAGAGCAACTCATCCACCTTTTTCTTTGATCCTGTCCGGGTCACTCAGATTATGAATAACCTCCTTTCCAATGCCGTGAAATTTACGCCGGCAGGGGGAAAAATTACCGTTCGGATCGAAGAATCCCCTGATTTTTTGCAGGTTTCCGTGGAAGATACCGGAATTGGAATCCGCGAGGATCGTCTGGAGAAGATTTTTCTCCCCTTTTATCAGGATGAAGGGCAACTGGATCGCCGATATGAGGGAACAGGGCTTGGACTTTCATTGACGAGGAGGCTGGTGGAACTTCACGGGGGGAGCATCGTTGTAAAAAGCCGATTAGGAAGGGGGAGCCTCTTTACCTTTACGCTAAAGCGCCCCGTCACTTCACCGGTTCGTGAATCTCCTTCTTCCCCAGGAGGGAGTAAAATATGGGTCATTGGGCCCATAACGGATCCGGATGCTATAAAAGAAATCGCGGGAGAAAGGGAAATGGTCCTCCTTCCGTATCATCTGGAGGAGAAGGAAAGGGAACGGATGGATCCTCCGGCGATGATCTTCATTACCGATAATCCCGAACTGCCCATCTCGGAATTGGTGCGCCTCCCTTGGTTTTCGTGGAGCAGAGAGAACGGATACCCGCTCTATTTTATCCGGAGAAGGAAACTTACCATGAAAGAAAAAGGTGAATTGTTTCGATTTGTAAAGAAGATTCTCCCGCAAAAAGGGGAATCATAG
- a CDS encoding response regulator has protein sequence MSKAKILLVEDNETNLLFFSDLLRTKGYEVVTAKSGYEAFEWLEQFRPDLILLDMHLPEMDGLSIVRAIRSSDEMAGVKVVALSALSMESDIEAAYQAGCDGYITKPVGMKEFLQKMESYLR, from the coding sequence ATGTCAAAAGCAAAGATCCTGCTGGTGGAGGATAATGAGACGAATCTCCTTTTCTTTAGCGACCTGCTGCGAACGAAGGGATATGAGGTGGTAACGGCCAAGAGTGGTTATGAGGCTTTTGAATGGTTGGAACAGTTTCGGCCTGACCTTATCCTTTTAGATATGCATCTGCCTGAGATGGATGGGTTAAGCATCGTCAGAGCCATTCGCTCCTCCGATGAGATGGCAGGCGTAAAGGTGGTTGCCTTATCCGCCCTTTCGATGGAGTCCGATATAGAAGCGGCTTATCAGGCAGGTTGTGATGGGTACATCACCAAACCGGTTGGGATGAAGGAGTTCCTGCAAAAAATGGAAAGCTATCTGAGATAA
- a CDS encoding PCYCGC motif-containing (lipo)protein, producing the protein MRKIIALFSLLALLLLAACGQNDPPQRTLGIGEAQVLPNGDRQERTASKDELPLFMSKQDEPMKTIYLAAAQNQDLLRWIPCYCGCAESAGHLNNAQCFYKEIAADGSVTWDDHATRCNTCLEIAVQSITKKKEGLTVKEIRNWVDTTYGNGNYAKPTPTPMP; encoded by the coding sequence ATGAGGAAAATCATTGCACTGTTCAGCCTATTGGCTCTTCTTTTACTGGCGGCTTGTGGTCAAAACGATCCGCCGCAAAGAACGTTGGGGATCGGAGAGGCTCAGGTGCTACCCAATGGGGATCGGCAGGAGAGAACGGCTTCAAAAGATGAACTTCCTCTTTTTATGAGCAAGCAGGATGAACCGATGAAAACGATTTACCTGGCAGCGGCGCAAAACCAGGATTTACTTCGGTGGATCCCTTGTTATTGTGGGTGTGCCGAAAGCGCCGGTCACCTGAATAACGCCCAGTGCTTTTATAAGGAGATTGCAGCGGACGGCTCCGTTACTTGGGATGATCATGCCACACGTTGCAACACCTGTCTTGAAATCGCCGTCCAATCCATCACGAAGAAAAAGGAAGGCCTTACCGTCAAGGAGATTCGAAACTGGGTCGATACCACCTATGGCAATGGAAATTACGCAAAACCCACACCGACGCCTATGCCCTAA
- the pdo gene encoding protein disulfide oxidoreductase → MGIIAEKDKGTIREMFEKMNGTTHILFFHSQLENAEYGNVTKQILEELAELTDRLKVTAWDREEHQEEAKKYGVDKAPAILFVKEDGTDTGVRFYGIPSGYEFTTLIEDIIDISNGTTGLSAKTVEALQGLDKDVHLQVFVTPTCPYCPRAVRVAHFMAMVHPKIKADMVEATEFPELSNRYSVYGVPKTVINDGAEEQEGAVPEQVILQKILAVVQ, encoded by the coding sequence ATGGGAATAATCGCTGAAAAAGACAAAGGCACCATCCGCGAGATGTTTGAGAAGATGAATGGAACAACTCACATTCTCTTCTTCCATAGTCAACTGGAAAATGCCGAATACGGAAATGTGACGAAGCAGATATTGGAGGAATTAGCGGAACTGACGGACCGGTTGAAGGTAACCGCATGGGATCGGGAAGAACATCAGGAGGAAGCCAAAAAGTATGGAGTGGATAAAGCGCCGGCAATCCTTTTCGTAAAGGAAGACGGAACCGATACAGGAGTACGGTTTTACGGCATCCCTTCCGGGTATGAATTTACCACCCTGATCGAAGACATCATCGACATCTCCAATGGAACCACCGGACTTTCCGCCAAAACCGTCGAAGCTCTCCAAGGATTAGATAAGGATGTCCATCTGCAGGTATTTGTTACACCCACCTGTCCCTATTGTCCCCGGGCGGTACGGGTGGCACATTTCATGGCGATGGTCCATCCCAAGATTAAAGCGGATATGGTGGAAGCAACCGAGTTTCCCGAACTCTCCAATCGGTATAGTGTCTACGGGGTTCCAAAAACCGTGATCAACGACGGGGCCGAAGAACAGGAAGGAGCGGTGCCGGAGCAGGTGATCCTCCAAAAGATCCTCGCCGTCGTTCAGTAA
- a CDS encoding Na+/H+ antiporter NhaC family protein → MTEGRALFLVFLMTAAGFAVSTFFHVPLYVGFFVGLITLTVVLRTMGMGKESLFRAALSGVKRTQEVLIIMLLIGALIPAWMLSGTIPILLIGAFQLISPHFFLVSSFLIAGVVSMILGTALGTLSTVGIPLMGMAHGLGVSEGMVAGALLSGALIGDRTSPFSSAFHLLANATELNPWEQWRTLLPTLLSAGFVSFFLFFLLDLWYGGQFSPTGVSWMAALQPLVRHPFFSLLPVFLFVPAILLRLPIKWAFLLTIFSSFPISLVNRPLEMEEWFSRLWEGASLIPAIPGGGMKGMINLLIFIALTGVFSGMLEASQLLHKPLEKAFTEADSLIRYTGKTLFFSIFLTLFAGNQALPVLLLGRHLTPVWRRSFSVRQLARVIADSAIPLSALVPWNIFAILSAGILGVKTVQYLPFAFFLWVIPLMTLFYSRLESDRAGKERKVIFR, encoded by the coding sequence ATGACCGAAGGCAGAGCGCTCTTCCTTGTTTTTCTTATGACAGCAGCAGGTTTTGCAGTTTCAACCTTTTTTCATGTCCCCCTCTATGTCGGGTTTTTCGTTGGGTTGATTACTTTAACGGTGGTTCTCAGAACAATGGGGATGGGTAAAGAATCCCTTTTTCGCGCGGCCTTGTCGGGGGTAAAGAGAACACAAGAGGTTCTCATCATCATGCTTTTGATCGGTGCCTTAATTCCCGCTTGGATGCTTAGCGGAACAATCCCGATTCTTCTCATCGGTGCTTTTCAACTGATTTCACCCCATTTTTTTTTGGTAAGCTCTTTTCTGATCGCCGGTGTCGTTTCTATGATATTGGGCACCGCCCTTGGGACCTTATCTACAGTGGGAATTCCTTTAATGGGCATGGCTCACGGACTAGGAGTTTCGGAGGGAATGGTGGCGGGAGCCCTTCTTTCCGGCGCGTTGATCGGTGATCGAACTTCTCCTTTTTCCAGTGCCTTCCATCTTTTGGCCAATGCAACGGAACTTAATCCATGGGAGCAATGGAGAACCCTTCTTCCTACGCTTCTAAGCGCAGGGTTCGTAAGCTTTTTTCTTTTTTTTCTCCTCGATCTTTGGTACGGAGGTCAATTTTCTCCCACCGGGGTGAGTTGGATGGCAGCACTGCAACCTCTGGTACGGCATCCTTTCTTTTCTCTTCTACCGGTTTTCCTCTTTGTTCCGGCTATTTTACTCCGCTTACCCATCAAGTGGGCTTTTCTCCTCACCATTTTTAGCAGTTTCCCGATTTCTCTTGTGAATCGACCTCTTGAGATGGAAGAATGGTTCTCTCGGTTATGGGAAGGGGCAAGTCTGATCCCGGCGATCCCTGGAGGGGGGATGAAGGGGATGATCAACCTGCTGATCTTCATCGCTTTGACCGGAGTTTTCAGCGGGATGCTCGAGGCGAGTCAACTTTTACACAAACCGTTGGAGAAAGCCTTTACAGAAGCGGATTCATTGATCCGTTATACGGGAAAGACCTTATTTTTTTCGATTTTCCTTACCCTCTTTGCTGGGAACCAAGCCCTTCCGGTTTTATTGCTCGGTAGACATTTAACCCCCGTCTGGAGGCGCAGTTTCTCAGTGCGACAGCTTGCGAGAGTCATTGCGGATAGCGCCATCCCGCTCTCCGCCCTCGTTCCGTGGAATATCTTTGCCATCCTTTCTGCCGGCATCTTAGGGGTAAAAACGGTGCAGTACCTTCCCTTTGCCTTTTTTCTCTGGGTGATTCCCCTCATGACCCTCTTTTATTCTCGATTAGAGAGCGATCGGGCAGGCAAGGAACGAAAGGTGATCTTTCGATGA